A genomic window from Gossypium hirsutum isolate 1008001.06 chromosome D10, Gossypium_hirsutum_v2.1, whole genome shotgun sequence includes:
- the LOC107914629 gene encoding receptor-like protein 15 isoform X1 yields MGPIWFRVILITVLVGAVWSDGCWDEERVALLQFQYVYSREVSDCCEWEGVECNITTRRLTQLSLGNGLFRYLEFFNASLFLPFEELRSLDLSYNDLVGVVENEGFGKLSKLRHLENLDLSYNRLNDSTLSSLSKISTLKSLNLSGNVLFTGPHQTNAHLKWLSKLGNLETLDLSETKMKNNLLHLGGLSSLTTLKLEGNDLEGRIHLQELCNLTNLKILDLSDNRIESIRSFHGNGRQLNLINLEEIDLSDNMFNNSILAELSGFSNLKSLDIRWNKLNGSIDAKEFCGLNNLETLYLSGNEVNQFFTSKGNILCLRKLKTLYLTGSYYLNETVAIQELQVLSNVENLFLDFTPLDISLLKSIGILTSLKILSLSYCDLNDALPAHQGLCYLNNLEELNLNGNALSGAIPSCLGNLTSLRYLDISNNRFTGNIASTPLTNLTMLQFISLSKNQFQVPVSFNSFANHSHLEVLLADENKLVAEPIGFHIWRPKFQLKIFSLFNCTIEEHGTLRLPNFLYFQHDLRSVDLSLCNFGELRFPHWLLQNNTRLEKLILKDSSIVGPLSLSPHPNSKLSVLDISNNKIQDEIPRNFCSLFPHLHYLFMSQNALTANIPLCLGGLRRLGMLDLSHNSLFGEIPEELGMSLSLFYLRLSNNSLSGKIFPKFYHLFNSLAALYLDGNKLEGKILDFSPISFKNLELDVSDNHFYGKLPRWLWNNTELEILDFSKNHFEGPIPMGLCNLVNLEFLDLSLNHLSGTIPSCSNLQRVLHVHLAKNKLGGTLSDALFINSSLVTLDLSENNITGRIPDWISTLPDLSVFLLKANQFEGEFPVHLCRLQSLSILDLSQNKLSGHIPSCLSNLTLKPRSEKSYTGSSEFGLPLFVEVMVDMGLRIYNLIGGSEGNKHYPFTFQEEEVEFSTKGARYTYKGNILELLSAIDLSCNQFTGIIPPGLGNLSEIRGLNLSHNNFTGPIPTTFSKLKQIESLDLSYNNLNGRIPPQLTEVTTLEVLSVAHNNLSGPLPDRKNQFGTFEESSYEGNPLLCGPPLNKSCHEGDSPGTPSASSSEEHGFIDMGDFYISFAVSFAIIFLTTIIVL; encoded by the exons ATGGGGCCGATATGGTTTAGGGTAATCTTGATAACTGTGTTGGTCGGTGCAGTGTGGAGTGATGGGTGTTGGGATGAAGAGCGTGTTGCGCTCTTGCAATTCCAATATGTGTATTCACGCGAGGTTTCAGATTGTTGTGAATGGGAAGGGGTTGAATGCAACATCACCACTAGACGACTCACTCAACTCTCTCTAGGCAATGGTTTGTTCAGGTATCTCGAATTCTTTAATGCCTCTTTGTTTCTTCCCTTCGAAGAATTGAGGAGTCTTGATCTCAGTTATAATGATCTAGTTGGTGTTGTGGAGAATGAAG GGTTTGGAAAGCTCTCCAAGTTGAGACATCTAGAGAATCTGGACTTAAGTTACAATAGATTAAATGATAGCACGTTATCATCTTTGAGTAAAATTTCAACTCTCAAGTCTCTAAATTTAAGTGGAAATGTCCTTTTTACAGGACCACATCAAACTAACG CGCACCTTAAGTGGTTATCAAAACTTGGTAATTTGGAAACTCTTGATTTAAGTGAAACCAAAATGAAGAACAACTTGTTACATTTGGGTGGCCTTTCATCTTTAACAACTTTAAAGCTTGAAGGAAATGATTTAGAAGGAAGGATTCATCTTCAAG AATTATGTAATTTGACAAATTTGAAGATATTGGATTTAAGTGATAATCGAATTGAGAGCATAAGGAGTTTCCATG GCAATGGAAGACAACTGAATTTGATCAATTTAGAAGAAATTGATTTGAGTGATAATATGTTCAACAATAGCATACTAGCAGAGCTTAGTGGGTTTTCAAATCTAAAGTCATTAGATATAAGATGGAATAAGCTGAACGGATCAATAGATgctaaag aattttgtggTTTGAACAATTTAGAGACTCTATACCTGAGTGGCAATGAGGTGAACCAATTTTTTACTTCTAAAG GAAATATATTATGTTTGAGGAAGTTAAAGACCCTCTACTTAACAGGGAGTTATTATTTAAACGAAACTGTGGCTATTCAAG AGTTGCAGGTATTGAGTAATGTGGAGAATCTGTTCTTGGATTTTACTCCATTGGACATCAGCCTTTTGAAAAGCATTGGCATCTTGACTTCTCTGAAAATCTTGTCTTTGTCTTACTGTGATCTAAATGACGCTTTACCTGCTCATCAAG GTTTATGCTATCTTAACAATCTTGAAGAATTGAATCTCAATGGAAATGCTCTAAGTGGTGCGATTCCTTCATGTTTGGGTAACTTGACATCTCTTCGCTATTTGGATATCTCTAATAATCGCTTCACTGGAAATATTGCCTCCACTCCCCTCACAAATCTCACGATGCTTCAATTCATCTCCCTGtcaaaaaatcaatttcaagTTCCAGTGTCATTCAATTCCTTTGCAAATCATTCTCACCTTGAAGTCCTTCTGGCGGATGAAAACAAGTTGGTTGCAGAACCAATTGGTTTCCATATATGGCggccaaaatttcaacttaagatCTTTAGCTTGTTCAATTGTACGATAGAAGAACATGGGACACTACGACTTCCTAATTTCCTCTATTTCCAACATGATTTGAGGTCCGTTGATCTTTCTCTTTGCAATTTTGGCGAGCTAAGGTTCCCACATTGGTTGCTACAGAATAATACAAGATTAGAAAAACTAATCCTGAAAGATAGTTCAATTGTGGGTCCTCTGAGCTTATCGCCACATCCTAATTCCAAGCTGTCGGTACTCGATATATCCAATAATAAGATACAGGATGAAATTCCCAGGAATTTTTGCTCACTTTTTCCACATTTACACTACTTATTCATGTCTCAAAATGCCTTGACAGCTAATATTCCTCTTTGTTTGGGTGGTTTGAGGAGATTAGGAATGCTAGACTTATCCCATAATAGTTTGTTTGGAGAAATTCCTGAAGAGTTGGGCATGAGtctctctttattttatcttAGACTTTCAAACAACAGCTTGAGTGGCAAAATATTCcccaaattttatcatttatttaattcGTTGGCAGCATTATATTTGGACGGAAACAAGCTTGAGGGAAAGATTCTTGATTTTTCACCCATTAGCTTTAAAAATCTCGAGTTAGATGTGAGTGATAATCATTTCTACGGCAAGCTTCCAAGATGGTTATGGAATAACACAGAATTGGAAATATTGGATTTCTCCAAAAACCATTTCGAGGGCCCCATTCCCATGGGATTATGCAACTTGGTCAATCTTGAATTCCTGGATCTTTCTCTAAACCATCTGTCTGGGACTATTCCATCTTGCTCTAATCTACAAAGGGTGTTGCATGTACATTTGGCCAAAAATAAACTTGGTGGAACACTGTCAGATGCCCTTTTTATAAACTCTTCATTGGTAACAttggatttaagtgaaaataacATAACAGGAAGAATTCCAGATTGGATTAGCACGCTACCTGATTTGAGCGTTTTTCTTCTAAAAGCAAATCAATTCGAAGGTGAATTTCCTGTACATTTATGCAGACTGCAATCATTAAGCATCTTGGACCTTTCACAGAATAAACTTTCTGGTCATATACCTTCCTGTTTAAGTAATTTAACTCTCAAGCCAAGGAGTGAAAAGTCTTACACCGGATCTTCTGAGTTTGGGCTTCCTTTATTTGTTGAGGTAATGGTAGACATGGGACTAAGGATATATAATCTCATAGGCGGTTCAGAGGGAAATAAACATTATCCTTTTACCTTTCAAGAAGAAGAGGTAGAGTTTTCAACAAAGGGTGCAAGATACACGTACAAGGGCAATATTCTTGAATTGTTGTCCGCAATTGATCTCTCTTGCAACCAATTCACAGGGATAATCCCACCTGGATTGGGGAATTTGAGTGAAATCCGAGGGTTAAACTTGTCACATAACAACTTTACTGGACCTATCCCCACAACTTTTTCAAAACTCAAGCAGATTGAGAGTTTGGACCTTTCCTACAACAATTTAAATGGAAGAATCCCCCCTCAACTGACTGAGGTGACTACTTTGGAGGTACTCAGTGTCGCACACAATAACTTGTCAGGGCCTCTCCCTGATAGGAAAAATCAATTTGGGACCTTCGAAGAGAGCAGTTATGAGGGAAACCCTCTTCTTTGTGGACCTCCTTTGAACAAGAGTTGTCATGAAGGTGATTCACCAGGAACTCCAAGTGCTTCATCTAGTGAAGAACACGGTTTTATAGACATGGGTGATTTCTATATCAGCTTTGCAGTTTCCTTTGCAATTATATTCTTGACAACTATCATTGTACTCTAA
- the LOC107914629 gene encoding receptor-like protein 15 isoform X3 gives MVCSGFGKLSKLRHLENLDLSYNRLNDSTLSSLSKISTLKSLNLSGNVLFTGPHQTNAHLKWLSKLGNLETLDLSETKMKNNLLHLGGLSSLTTLKLEGNDLEGRIHLQELCNLTNLKILDLSDNRIESIRSFHGNGRQLNLINLEEIDLSDNMFNNSILAELSGFSNLKSLDIRWNKLNGSIDAKEFCGLNNLETLYLSGNEVNQFFTSKGNILCLRKLKTLYLTGSYYLNETVAIQELQVLSNVENLFLDFTPLDISLLKSIGILTSLKILSLSYCDLNDALPAHQGLCYLNNLEELNLNGNALSGAIPSCLGNLTSLRYLDISNNRFTGNIASTPLTNLTMLQFISLSKNQFQVPVSFNSFANHSHLEVLLADENKLVAEPIGFHIWRPKFQLKIFSLFNCTIEEHGTLRLPNFLYFQHDLRSVDLSLCNFGELRFPHWLLQNNTRLEKLILKDSSIVGPLSLSPHPNSKLSVLDISNNKIQDEIPRNFCSLFPHLHYLFMSQNALTANIPLCLGGLRRLGMLDLSHNSLFGEIPEELGMSLSLFYLRLSNNSLSGKIFPKFYHLFNSLAALYLDGNKLEGKILDFSPISFKNLELDVSDNHFYGKLPRWLWNNTELEILDFSKNHFEGPIPMGLCNLVNLEFLDLSLNHLSGTIPSCSNLQRVLHVHLAKNKLGGTLSDALFINSSLVTLDLSENNITGRIPDWISTLPDLSVFLLKANQFEGEFPVHLCRLQSLSILDLSQNKLSGHIPSCLSNLTLKPRSEKSYTGSSEFGLPLFVEVMVDMGLRIYNLIGGSEGNKHYPFTFQEEEVEFSTKGARYTYKGNILELLSAIDLSCNQFTGIIPPGLGNLSEIRGLNLSHNNFTGPIPTTFSKLKQIESLDLSYNNLNGRIPPQLTEVTTLEVLSVAHNNLSGPLPDRKNQFGTFEESSYEGNPLLCGPPLNKSCHEGDSPGTPSASSSEEHGFIDMGDFYISFAVSFAIIFLTTIIVL, from the exons ATGGTTTGTTCAG GGTTTGGAAAGCTCTCCAAGTTGAGACATCTAGAGAATCTGGACTTAAGTTACAATAGATTAAATGATAGCACGTTATCATCTTTGAGTAAAATTTCAACTCTCAAGTCTCTAAATTTAAGTGGAAATGTCCTTTTTACAGGACCACATCAAACTAACG CGCACCTTAAGTGGTTATCAAAACTTGGTAATTTGGAAACTCTTGATTTAAGTGAAACCAAAATGAAGAACAACTTGTTACATTTGGGTGGCCTTTCATCTTTAACAACTTTAAAGCTTGAAGGAAATGATTTAGAAGGAAGGATTCATCTTCAAG AATTATGTAATTTGACAAATTTGAAGATATTGGATTTAAGTGATAATCGAATTGAGAGCATAAGGAGTTTCCATG GCAATGGAAGACAACTGAATTTGATCAATTTAGAAGAAATTGATTTGAGTGATAATATGTTCAACAATAGCATACTAGCAGAGCTTAGTGGGTTTTCAAATCTAAAGTCATTAGATATAAGATGGAATAAGCTGAACGGATCAATAGATgctaaag aattttgtggTTTGAACAATTTAGAGACTCTATACCTGAGTGGCAATGAGGTGAACCAATTTTTTACTTCTAAAG GAAATATATTATGTTTGAGGAAGTTAAAGACCCTCTACTTAACAGGGAGTTATTATTTAAACGAAACTGTGGCTATTCAAG AGTTGCAGGTATTGAGTAATGTGGAGAATCTGTTCTTGGATTTTACTCCATTGGACATCAGCCTTTTGAAAAGCATTGGCATCTTGACTTCTCTGAAAATCTTGTCTTTGTCTTACTGTGATCTAAATGACGCTTTACCTGCTCATCAAG GTTTATGCTATCTTAACAATCTTGAAGAATTGAATCTCAATGGAAATGCTCTAAGTGGTGCGATTCCTTCATGTTTGGGTAACTTGACATCTCTTCGCTATTTGGATATCTCTAATAATCGCTTCACTGGAAATATTGCCTCCACTCCCCTCACAAATCTCACGATGCTTCAATTCATCTCCCTGtcaaaaaatcaatttcaagTTCCAGTGTCATTCAATTCCTTTGCAAATCATTCTCACCTTGAAGTCCTTCTGGCGGATGAAAACAAGTTGGTTGCAGAACCAATTGGTTTCCATATATGGCggccaaaatttcaacttaagatCTTTAGCTTGTTCAATTGTACGATAGAAGAACATGGGACACTACGACTTCCTAATTTCCTCTATTTCCAACATGATTTGAGGTCCGTTGATCTTTCTCTTTGCAATTTTGGCGAGCTAAGGTTCCCACATTGGTTGCTACAGAATAATACAAGATTAGAAAAACTAATCCTGAAAGATAGTTCAATTGTGGGTCCTCTGAGCTTATCGCCACATCCTAATTCCAAGCTGTCGGTACTCGATATATCCAATAATAAGATACAGGATGAAATTCCCAGGAATTTTTGCTCACTTTTTCCACATTTACACTACTTATTCATGTCTCAAAATGCCTTGACAGCTAATATTCCTCTTTGTTTGGGTGGTTTGAGGAGATTAGGAATGCTAGACTTATCCCATAATAGTTTGTTTGGAGAAATTCCTGAAGAGTTGGGCATGAGtctctctttattttatcttAGACTTTCAAACAACAGCTTGAGTGGCAAAATATTCcccaaattttatcatttatttaattcGTTGGCAGCATTATATTTGGACGGAAACAAGCTTGAGGGAAAGATTCTTGATTTTTCACCCATTAGCTTTAAAAATCTCGAGTTAGATGTGAGTGATAATCATTTCTACGGCAAGCTTCCAAGATGGTTATGGAATAACACAGAATTGGAAATATTGGATTTCTCCAAAAACCATTTCGAGGGCCCCATTCCCATGGGATTATGCAACTTGGTCAATCTTGAATTCCTGGATCTTTCTCTAAACCATCTGTCTGGGACTATTCCATCTTGCTCTAATCTACAAAGGGTGTTGCATGTACATTTGGCCAAAAATAAACTTGGTGGAACACTGTCAGATGCCCTTTTTATAAACTCTTCATTGGTAACAttggatttaagtgaaaataacATAACAGGAAGAATTCCAGATTGGATTAGCACGCTACCTGATTTGAGCGTTTTTCTTCTAAAAGCAAATCAATTCGAAGGTGAATTTCCTGTACATTTATGCAGACTGCAATCATTAAGCATCTTGGACCTTTCACAGAATAAACTTTCTGGTCATATACCTTCCTGTTTAAGTAATTTAACTCTCAAGCCAAGGAGTGAAAAGTCTTACACCGGATCTTCTGAGTTTGGGCTTCCTTTATTTGTTGAGGTAATGGTAGACATGGGACTAAGGATATATAATCTCATAGGCGGTTCAGAGGGAAATAAACATTATCCTTTTACCTTTCAAGAAGAAGAGGTAGAGTTTTCAACAAAGGGTGCAAGATACACGTACAAGGGCAATATTCTTGAATTGTTGTCCGCAATTGATCTCTCTTGCAACCAATTCACAGGGATAATCCCACCTGGATTGGGGAATTTGAGTGAAATCCGAGGGTTAAACTTGTCACATAACAACTTTACTGGACCTATCCCCACAACTTTTTCAAAACTCAAGCAGATTGAGAGTTTGGACCTTTCCTACAACAATTTAAATGGAAGAATCCCCCCTCAACTGACTGAGGTGACTACTTTGGAGGTACTCAGTGTCGCACACAATAACTTGTCAGGGCCTCTCCCTGATAGGAAAAATCAATTTGGGACCTTCGAAGAGAGCAGTTATGAGGGAAACCCTCTTCTTTGTGGACCTCCTTTGAACAAGAGTTGTCATGAAGGTGATTCACCAGGAACTCCAAGTGCTTCATCTAGTGAAGAACACGGTTTTATAGACATGGGTGATTTCTATATCAGCTTTGCAGTTTCCTTTGCAATTATATTCTTGACAACTATCATTGTACTCTAA
- the LOC107914629 gene encoding receptor-like protein 15 isoform X2, with amino-acid sequence MGPIWFRVILITVLVGAVWSDGCWDEERVALLQFQYVYSREVSDCCEWEGVECNITTRRLTQLSLGNGLFRYLEFFNASLFLPFEELRSLDLSYNDLVGVVENEGFGKLSKLRHLENLDLSYNRLNDSTLSSLSKISTLKSLNLSGNVLFTGPHQTNAHLKWLSKLGNLETLDLSETKMKNNLLHLGGLSSLTTLKLEGNDLEGRIHLQELCNLTNLKILDLSDNRIESIRSFHGNGRQLNLINLEEIDLSDNMFNNSILAELSGFSNLKSLDIRWNKLNGSIDAKGNILCLRKLKTLYLTGSYYLNETVAIQELQVLSNVENLFLDFTPLDISLLKSIGILTSLKILSLSYCDLNDALPAHQGLCYLNNLEELNLNGNALSGAIPSCLGNLTSLRYLDISNNRFTGNIASTPLTNLTMLQFISLSKNQFQVPVSFNSFANHSHLEVLLADENKLVAEPIGFHIWRPKFQLKIFSLFNCTIEEHGTLRLPNFLYFQHDLRSVDLSLCNFGELRFPHWLLQNNTRLEKLILKDSSIVGPLSLSPHPNSKLSVLDISNNKIQDEIPRNFCSLFPHLHYLFMSQNALTANIPLCLGGLRRLGMLDLSHNSLFGEIPEELGMSLSLFYLRLSNNSLSGKIFPKFYHLFNSLAALYLDGNKLEGKILDFSPISFKNLELDVSDNHFYGKLPRWLWNNTELEILDFSKNHFEGPIPMGLCNLVNLEFLDLSLNHLSGTIPSCSNLQRVLHVHLAKNKLGGTLSDALFINSSLVTLDLSENNITGRIPDWISTLPDLSVFLLKANQFEGEFPVHLCRLQSLSILDLSQNKLSGHIPSCLSNLTLKPRSEKSYTGSSEFGLPLFVEVMVDMGLRIYNLIGGSEGNKHYPFTFQEEEVEFSTKGARYTYKGNILELLSAIDLSCNQFTGIIPPGLGNLSEIRGLNLSHNNFTGPIPTTFSKLKQIESLDLSYNNLNGRIPPQLTEVTTLEVLSVAHNNLSGPLPDRKNQFGTFEESSYEGNPLLCGPPLNKSCHEGDSPGTPSASSSEEHGFIDMGDFYISFAVSFAIIFLTTIIVL; translated from the exons ATGGGGCCGATATGGTTTAGGGTAATCTTGATAACTGTGTTGGTCGGTGCAGTGTGGAGTGATGGGTGTTGGGATGAAGAGCGTGTTGCGCTCTTGCAATTCCAATATGTGTATTCACGCGAGGTTTCAGATTGTTGTGAATGGGAAGGGGTTGAATGCAACATCACCACTAGACGACTCACTCAACTCTCTCTAGGCAATGGTTTGTTCAGGTATCTCGAATTCTTTAATGCCTCTTTGTTTCTTCCCTTCGAAGAATTGAGGAGTCTTGATCTCAGTTATAATGATCTAGTTGGTGTTGTGGAGAATGAAG GGTTTGGAAAGCTCTCCAAGTTGAGACATCTAGAGAATCTGGACTTAAGTTACAATAGATTAAATGATAGCACGTTATCATCTTTGAGTAAAATTTCAACTCTCAAGTCTCTAAATTTAAGTGGAAATGTCCTTTTTACAGGACCACATCAAACTAACG CGCACCTTAAGTGGTTATCAAAACTTGGTAATTTGGAAACTCTTGATTTAAGTGAAACCAAAATGAAGAACAACTTGTTACATTTGGGTGGCCTTTCATCTTTAACAACTTTAAAGCTTGAAGGAAATGATTTAGAAGGAAGGATTCATCTTCAAG AATTATGTAATTTGACAAATTTGAAGATATTGGATTTAAGTGATAATCGAATTGAGAGCATAAGGAGTTTCCATG GCAATGGAAGACAACTGAATTTGATCAATTTAGAAGAAATTGATTTGAGTGATAATATGTTCAACAATAGCATACTAGCAGAGCTTAGTGGGTTTTCAAATCTAAAGTCATTAGATATAAGATGGAATAAGCTGAACGGATCAATAGATgctaaag GAAATATATTATGTTTGAGGAAGTTAAAGACCCTCTACTTAACAGGGAGTTATTATTTAAACGAAACTGTGGCTATTCAAG AGTTGCAGGTATTGAGTAATGTGGAGAATCTGTTCTTGGATTTTACTCCATTGGACATCAGCCTTTTGAAAAGCATTGGCATCTTGACTTCTCTGAAAATCTTGTCTTTGTCTTACTGTGATCTAAATGACGCTTTACCTGCTCATCAAG GTTTATGCTATCTTAACAATCTTGAAGAATTGAATCTCAATGGAAATGCTCTAAGTGGTGCGATTCCTTCATGTTTGGGTAACTTGACATCTCTTCGCTATTTGGATATCTCTAATAATCGCTTCACTGGAAATATTGCCTCCACTCCCCTCACAAATCTCACGATGCTTCAATTCATCTCCCTGtcaaaaaatcaatttcaagTTCCAGTGTCATTCAATTCCTTTGCAAATCATTCTCACCTTGAAGTCCTTCTGGCGGATGAAAACAAGTTGGTTGCAGAACCAATTGGTTTCCATATATGGCggccaaaatttcaacttaagatCTTTAGCTTGTTCAATTGTACGATAGAAGAACATGGGACACTACGACTTCCTAATTTCCTCTATTTCCAACATGATTTGAGGTCCGTTGATCTTTCTCTTTGCAATTTTGGCGAGCTAAGGTTCCCACATTGGTTGCTACAGAATAATACAAGATTAGAAAAACTAATCCTGAAAGATAGTTCAATTGTGGGTCCTCTGAGCTTATCGCCACATCCTAATTCCAAGCTGTCGGTACTCGATATATCCAATAATAAGATACAGGATGAAATTCCCAGGAATTTTTGCTCACTTTTTCCACATTTACACTACTTATTCATGTCTCAAAATGCCTTGACAGCTAATATTCCTCTTTGTTTGGGTGGTTTGAGGAGATTAGGAATGCTAGACTTATCCCATAATAGTTTGTTTGGAGAAATTCCTGAAGAGTTGGGCATGAGtctctctttattttatcttAGACTTTCAAACAACAGCTTGAGTGGCAAAATATTCcccaaattttatcatttatttaattcGTTGGCAGCATTATATTTGGACGGAAACAAGCTTGAGGGAAAGATTCTTGATTTTTCACCCATTAGCTTTAAAAATCTCGAGTTAGATGTGAGTGATAATCATTTCTACGGCAAGCTTCCAAGATGGTTATGGAATAACACAGAATTGGAAATATTGGATTTCTCCAAAAACCATTTCGAGGGCCCCATTCCCATGGGATTATGCAACTTGGTCAATCTTGAATTCCTGGATCTTTCTCTAAACCATCTGTCTGGGACTATTCCATCTTGCTCTAATCTACAAAGGGTGTTGCATGTACATTTGGCCAAAAATAAACTTGGTGGAACACTGTCAGATGCCCTTTTTATAAACTCTTCATTGGTAACAttggatttaagtgaaaataacATAACAGGAAGAATTCCAGATTGGATTAGCACGCTACCTGATTTGAGCGTTTTTCTTCTAAAAGCAAATCAATTCGAAGGTGAATTTCCTGTACATTTATGCAGACTGCAATCATTAAGCATCTTGGACCTTTCACAGAATAAACTTTCTGGTCATATACCTTCCTGTTTAAGTAATTTAACTCTCAAGCCAAGGAGTGAAAAGTCTTACACCGGATCTTCTGAGTTTGGGCTTCCTTTATTTGTTGAGGTAATGGTAGACATGGGACTAAGGATATATAATCTCATAGGCGGTTCAGAGGGAAATAAACATTATCCTTTTACCTTTCAAGAAGAAGAGGTAGAGTTTTCAACAAAGGGTGCAAGATACACGTACAAGGGCAATATTCTTGAATTGTTGTCCGCAATTGATCTCTCTTGCAACCAATTCACAGGGATAATCCCACCTGGATTGGGGAATTTGAGTGAAATCCGAGGGTTAAACTTGTCACATAACAACTTTACTGGACCTATCCCCACAACTTTTTCAAAACTCAAGCAGATTGAGAGTTTGGACCTTTCCTACAACAATTTAAATGGAAGAATCCCCCCTCAACTGACTGAGGTGACTACTTTGGAGGTACTCAGTGTCGCACACAATAACTTGTCAGGGCCTCTCCCTGATAGGAAAAATCAATTTGGGACCTTCGAAGAGAGCAGTTATGAGGGAAACCCTCTTCTTTGTGGACCTCCTTTGAACAAGAGTTGTCATGAAGGTGATTCACCAGGAACTCCAAGTGCTTCATCTAGTGAAGAACACGGTTTTATAGACATGGGTGATTTCTATATCAGCTTTGCAGTTTCCTTTGCAATTATATTCTTGACAACTATCATTGTACTCTAA